In one window of Chitinophagales bacterium DNA:
- a CDS encoding GNAT family N-acetyltransferase → MEQGFTHSIKHFNELSATELYEIIRLRNEVFVVEQNCVFQDADNKDQDCYHLMLRQNDALAAYTRLVPKGVSYPDYMSIGRVVSSPAARRTGAGRAVMELSIEACYRLWGQAPIKIGAQLYLKRFYESLGFVQSSDVYDEDGIDHIEMIKA, encoded by the coding sequence ATGGAGCAAGGATTTACCCACAGTATCAAGCATTTCAACGAGTTAAGTGCCACTGAGTTATACGAAATCATTCGCTTGCGGAATGAAGTTTTTGTTGTGGAACAAAACTGTGTGTTTCAGGATGCTGATAATAAAGACCAAGATTGTTATCACCTGATGTTGCGTCAAAATGATGCTTTGGCGGCTTATACCCGACTTGTTCCCAAGGGCGTTTCTTATCCTGATTATATGTCGATTGGCCGTGTGGTGAGTTCGCCTGCGGCGCGAAGAACAGGTGCCGGCAGGGCTGTGATGGAATTATCGATTGAAGCTTGTTATCGTTTATGGGGACAAGCACCCATCAAGATTGGTGCGCAATTATACCTCAAGCGTTTTTACGAATCACTAGGCTTTGTACAAAGTAGTGATGTGTATGATGAGGATGGAATTGATCACATTGAGATGATTAAAGCATAA